In Prunus dulcis chromosome 1, ALMONDv2, whole genome shotgun sequence, the following are encoded in one genomic region:
- the LOC117615232 gene encoding putative disease resistance protein RGA4 isoform X2: protein MAEAMVSVLLEQLASITRKQIEEEVSLVVNVDQEVENLIFHLNAVKAVLQDAEERQVHEANVRNWLHNLEDVSYGINDVLDEWNTEILKHQFEKQEKEAFTKRKFLF from the exons ATGGCTGAAGCAATGGTTTCGGTCCTCCTAGAACAGTTGGCTTCCATCACCCGGAAACAGATAGAAGAAGAGGTAAGCCTGGTGGTGAATGTTGACCAGGAAGTTGAAAATCTCATCTTCCATCTCAATGCTGTTAAAGCTGTGCTCCAGGATGCAGAGGAGAGGCAGGTGCACGAGGCCAACGTCAGAAATTGGCTGCATAATCTGGAAGATGTGTCCTACGGCATAAACGACGTCTTGGATGAGTGGAACACTGAAATTCTCAAGCACCAATTtgagaaacaagaaaaagaagcttttACGAAAAGGAAG TTCCTATTTTAA
- the LOC117615232 gene encoding putative disease resistance protein RGA4 isoform X1 has product MAEAMVSVLLEQLASITRKQIEEEVSLVVNVDQEVENLIFHLNAVKAVLQDAEERQVHEANVRNWLHNLEDVSYGINDVLDEWNTEILKHQFEKQEKEAFTKRKDSLQ; this is encoded by the exons ATGGCTGAAGCAATGGTTTCGGTCCTCCTAGAACAGTTGGCTTCCATCACCCGGAAACAGATAGAAGAAGAGGTAAGCCTGGTGGTGAATGTTGACCAGGAAGTTGAAAATCTCATCTTCCATCTCAATGCTGTTAAAGCTGTGCTCCAGGATGCAGAGGAGAGGCAGGTGCACGAGGCCAACGTCAGAAATTGGCTGCATAATCTGGAAGATGTGTCCTACGGCATAAACGACGTCTTGGATGAGTGGAACACTGAAATTCTCAAGCACCAATTtgagaaacaagaaaaagaagcttttACGAAAAGGAAG GACTCTCTACAATAA
- the LOC117616327 gene encoding XIAP-associated factor 1: MAVASEGATIICNHCDRAVPSSNIDLHSAHCFRNLEKCKVCGDMVPKKYAKEHYSDIHAPVACSLCSETMEREILAVHKGENCPQRIVTCEFCEFPLPAIDLAEHQEVCGNRTELCHLCNKYIRLRERYNHEISCTGVPDNTVSSSRDARAAERGQGPQRRQPNEFSRKRLIFTIALTGIAVLLGSLFFGRKTEDNQVVH, encoded by the exons ATGGCTGTTGCATCTGAAGGAGCAACTATAATATGCAATCACtg TGACAGAGCTGTCCCCTCTTCAAATATTGATTTGCACTCTGCTCATTGCTTCCGCAATCTAGAAAAATGTAAAGTCTGTGGTGATATGGTTCCGAAAAAATATGCTAAGGAACATTACTCAGACATCCATGCTCCG GTAGCCTGTTCACTTTGTAGCGAGACAATGGAACGTGAAATATTAGCTGTCCACAAAGGTGAAAATTGCCCTCAAAGAATTGTCACATGTGAGTTCTGTGAGTTCCCATTGCCTGCAATTGATCTAGCTGAGCATCAG gAAGTATGTGGGAATCGGACGGAACTTTGTCATCTTTGTAACAAATACATTAGACTGCGAGAAAGATACAACCATGAAATTAGCTGCACTGGTGTCCCAGATAATACCGTGTCATCTTCCAG GGATGCTAGGGCTGCTGAAAGAGGGCAAGGTCCCCAAAGAAGACAGCCGAATGAGTTTTCACGGAAACGGCTTATATTCACCATTGCACTAACAGGCATTGCTGTTCTATTAGGATCGCTATTTTTCGGGAGAAAGACAGAAGACAATCAAGTAGTGCATTAG